The Candidatus Roseilinea sp. genome contains a region encoding:
- a CDS encoding F420-0--gamma-glutamyl ligase, giving the protein MTRPALQLFPVAGLPIVRPGDDLAALLAIAIAPLHPQAGDVLVVTSKVVAKAEGRFVNLREVTPSARAIELATIAQKDPRLVEVILRESSEVSRVAPNVLVTRHRLGFVSANAAIDHSNVSPDPDVVLLMPDDPDASARRIAERLRAALACALPVVICDSHGRPHRLGTVGVAVGVAGMPGVEDWRGREDLFGYRLQHTEIGLADMVASAATLVMGQAAEGTPAVLVRGVRFAPREGSAAEIIRPAHLDLYH; this is encoded by the coding sequence GTGACCCGCCCCGCCTTGCAGCTCTTCCCGGTCGCCGGCTTGCCGATCGTTCGGCCCGGCGACGACCTGGCCGCGCTGCTCGCCATCGCCATCGCGCCGCTCCACCCCCAGGCCGGCGATGTGCTGGTTGTCACGTCCAAGGTGGTGGCCAAGGCCGAGGGGCGCTTCGTCAACCTGCGCGAGGTGACCCCCTCGGCGCGCGCCATTGAGCTTGCGACAATCGCTCAGAAAGACCCGCGCCTGGTCGAGGTGATCCTGCGCGAATCGTCGGAGGTGTCGCGCGTGGCGCCCAACGTGCTGGTCACGCGCCACCGGCTTGGCTTCGTCTCGGCCAACGCGGCGATTGACCATTCCAACGTGTCGCCTGACCCCGACGTGGTGCTGCTCATGCCGGATGATCCCGACGCCAGCGCCCGCCGCATCGCCGAGCGGCTTCGCGCGGCTTTGGCGTGCGCCCTCCCGGTTGTGATCTGCGACAGCCACGGCCGGCCGCATCGCCTGGGCACAGTAGGCGTTGCCGTCGGCGTGGCCGGCATGCCCGGCGTAGAAGACTGGCGCGGGCGCGAAGACTTATTCGGCTACCGGCTCCAGCACACCGAGATCGGCTTGGCCGACATGGTGGCCAGCGCAGCGACGTTGGTGATGGGCCAGGCGGCGGAAGGCACACCGGCGGTGCTGGTGCGCGGCGTACGCTTTGCGCCGCGAGAGGGCAGCGCCGCCGAGATCATCCGGCCGGCGCATCTCGACCTGTATCACTGA
- a CDS encoding hypothetical protein (possible pseudo, frameshifted): MQLLNAGHEATVNVIGNGVFALLTHRDQWEKLVANPSLSRLAAEELMRFDTPLHLFTRWVLDD; this comes from the coding sequence ATGCAATTGCTGAACGCCGGCCACGAAGCCACCGTGAATGTGATCGGCAACGGCGTGTTCGCCCTGCTGACGCACCGCGACCAGTGGGAGAAGCTGGTCGCCAATCCGTCGCTGAGCCGGCTCGCCGCCGAGGAGCTGATGCGCTTCGACACGCCACTGCATCTGTTCACCCGCTGGGTGCTGGACGACTAA
- a CDS encoding hypothetical protein (possible pseudo, frameshifted), with amino-acid sequence MLGVPVEMSDHLLNWSHAMVAMYELGRTARQERRAVQATQEFYAYLRELVQARRRKPTDDLITPADRSRGIREIG; translated from the coding sequence ATGCTCGGCGTGCCGGTGGAGATGAGCGACCATCTGCTGAACTGGTCGCATGCGATGGTCGCCATGTATGAGCTGGGCCGAACTGCCCGACAGGAACGTCGAGCGGTGCAAGCCACGCAGGAGTTCTATGCCTATCTGAGGGAGCTGGTGCAGGCGCGTCGCCGCAAACCGACCGACGACCTGATCACCCCGGCTGATCGAAGCCGAGGGATCAGGGAAATCGGCTGA
- a CDS encoding hypothetical protein (possible pseudo, frameshifted) codes for MVNIPYGGAKGGVVCNPKELSLRELEGLTRRYTTEISSFISPEGDIPAPDMGTNPQIMAWIMDTYSMHRGYSVPAIVTGKPINIGGSAGRFEATGGASCSPCAKRTAPSDGTSTHQRSRAGLRQCWLDYGADGARNGVAG; via the coding sequence GTGGTGAACATCCCGTATGGCGGCGCGAAAGGCGGCGTTGTGTGCAATCCCAAAGAGCTTTCGCTGCGCGAGCTGGAAGGGTTGACGCGCCGTTACACGACCGAAATCTCCTCGTTCATTAGCCCGGAAGGCGATATTCCCGCGCCGGATATGGGCACGAACCCGCAGATCATGGCCTGGATCATGGACACCTATTCCATGCACCGTGGCTACTCCGTGCCGGCCATCGTCACCGGCAAGCCGATTAACATCGGCGGCTCGGCCGGGCGTTTTGAGGCGACCGGCGGGGCATCATGTTCACCGTGCGCGAAGCGTACCGCACCTTCGGATGGGACTTCGACGCATCAGCGTAGTCGTGCAGGGCTTCGGCAATGTTGGCTCGATTACGGCGCAGACGGCGCACGAAATGGGGTTGCAGGGTGA
- a CDS encoding nitroreductase, whose translation MNAIAKRRMIRRYTDRPVSREAVIALLEAATRAPSPHNRQPWRFAVLAGAARVRLATTMGERLREDLARDGVAPELIARDVSRSYQRITSAPVCILACMTLRDMDVYPDDRRNAAERWMAGQAVAAALQNILLAATDLGLGACWMCAPLFCPQAVVQTLGLPSDWEPQALITLGYPADAGTPRDRRRVEEVTLWLDN comes from the coding sequence ATGAACGCCATCGCCAAGCGCCGCATGATCCGCCGCTACACCGACCGGCCGGTGTCGCGTGAGGCGGTGATTGCGCTGCTGGAGGCGGCCACGCGCGCGCCCTCGCCGCACAACCGCCAGCCCTGGCGATTCGCCGTGCTGGCCGGCGCCGCGCGCGTCCGGCTTGCGACGACGATGGGCGAGCGGCTGCGTGAGGACTTGGCGCGCGATGGCGTCGCGCCGGAGCTGATCGCGCGCGATGTGTCGCGCTCGTATCAGCGCATCACATCGGCGCCGGTCTGCATCCTCGCGTGCATGACGCTGCGCGACATGGATGTGTATCCCGACGACCGACGCAACGCCGCCGAGCGCTGGATGGCCGGACAGGCCGTCGCCGCAGCGCTGCAAAACATCCTACTTGCCGCCACCGATCTGGGCCTCGGGGCGTGCTGGATGTGCGCGCCGCTGTTTTGCCCTCAGGCGGTTGTTCAGACGCTTGGCTTACCAAGCGACTGGGAGCCGCAGGCGTTGATCACGCTCGGCTACCCCGCCGACGCCGGCACACCGCGCGACCGACGTCGGGTGGAGGAAGTGACGCTCTGGTTGGATAATTGA
- a CDS encoding hypothetical protein (possible pseudo, frameshifted) codes for MDDPRERRQEELYIPLDDPPAHLLVYGMPSSGKTTFLLTLALSLAMDHTPEEVHLYALDFGARALNVLSAFPHTADVIARGETEKVVRLFRWFAGRGRAPSAAF; via the coding sequence ATGGATGATCCGCGCGAACGCCGGCAAGAGGAATTGTACATTCCTCTCGACGATCCACCGGCTCATCTGCTCGTCTATGGTATGCCGAGCAGCGGCAAAACCACTTTCCTGCTGACCCTGGCGCTTAGCCTAGCCATGGATCACACGCCGGAGGAAGTTCATCTATACGCGCTCGACTTTGGCGCGCGCGCGCTGAATGTGCTCAGCGCATTCCCGCACACCGCAGATGTCATCGCTCGCGGTGAGACGGAGAAAGTCGTTCGCCTCTTCAGATGGTTTGCAGGCAGAGGCAGAGCGCCGTCGGCAGCTTTTTAA
- a CDS encoding putative RNA pseudouridine synthase: MIGDVTVGLITLTATQADRLDKAIAALLPELSRSAAQRLIAQGRVQVDGVAHDADYRVQPGQTITLDLPAPLPEAPQAEPIPLDVLYEDASVIVINKPAGIVAHPAPGNLSGTVVNAVLFYAPEVQRVGDARRPGIVHRLDKETSGLLLIARHEAALHALQSQFKARTIQKTYLALCVGHVRPERGVINRPIARDPARRRRMAIVPGGREAVTEYSVAEVFAPDETTDLRYALVRAHPLTGRTHQLRVHFASIGHPIVGDALYGLRKDALTRRLKPRHMLHASELTFVSPASGREVKLRAPLPLDMQRVLEELSPLSLRDR; the protein is encoded by the coding sequence ATGATAGGCGATGTGACCGTGGGTCTCATCACGCTGACTGCGACGCAAGCGGATCGCCTGGACAAAGCCATCGCGGCGCTCCTGCCGGAACTCAGCCGGAGCGCGGCACAGCGCCTGATCGCGCAGGGGCGTGTTCAGGTGGACGGCGTCGCCCACGATGCCGACTATCGGGTTCAGCCGGGACAGACGATAACGCTGGATTTGCCGGCGCCGCTGCCGGAAGCGCCCCAGGCCGAGCCTATCCCCCTCGACGTCCTCTACGAGGACGCAAGCGTGATCGTCATCAACAAGCCGGCCGGCATCGTAGCGCATCCTGCGCCCGGCAACCTCAGCGGGACGGTGGTGAACGCCGTGCTGTTCTACGCGCCCGAAGTGCAGCGGGTGGGCGACGCGCGTCGCCCCGGCATCGTTCATCGGCTGGACAAAGAAACCAGCGGCTTGTTGTTGATCGCGCGCCATGAGGCCGCGCTACACGCCTTGCAGTCGCAGTTCAAAGCGCGCACCATCCAGAAGACATATTTAGCTCTGTGTGTGGGTCACGTCCGCCCCGAGCGCGGCGTGATTAACCGTCCGATTGCGCGTGACCCCGCCCGCCGCCGACGCATGGCGATCGTTCCCGGCGGTCGCGAAGCCGTGACGGAGTACAGCGTGGCCGAGGTATTCGCGCCGGATGAGACGACCGATCTGCGTTACGCGCTGGTGCGCGCGCATCCGCTGACCGGGCGCACGCACCAGTTGCGCGTGCATTTCGCCTCGATCGGCCATCCCATTGTGGGAGACGCGCTGTATGGGCTGCGCAAGGACGCACTCACGCGCCGGCTGAAGCCACGCCACATGCTGCACGCGAGCGAACTCACATTCGTCTCACCGGCTTCAGGACGCGAGGTGAAGCTGCGCGCGCCGCTGCCGTTGGACATGCAGCGCGTGTTGGAGGAGCTCAGCCCTCTTTCATTGCGCGATCGATGA
- a CDS encoding glycosyl transferase (possible pseudo, frameshifted) has translation MMAQRTRRRASCASTRRASPGGLRVIRGRPLPPGWVGKCNACLHGAQHADGDWLLFLDADTAPQPTLLGALMAFVERNQLDVASVFPFNELVTWSERLVLPIFYQFALTAFPLQKNLSVEAPASAVIANGQCLIVRSSAYWSVGGHAAVKDKVLEDIELAQALRRAGYRVGLATAFGQLRVRMYRGLGEVVQGLGKHAAAGRRASGWRAFWAVLRMSLTLLTPWPLLAFCLSQAITQPATPYAWLALAVAAWAGLTVLGFWAVRYRRWYALPARTALLAPVGWLIYLAIVVRGTLQVFFKRGVTWKERVYS, from the coding sequence ATGATGGCTCAACGGACGCGACGCCGCGCATCCTGCGCGAGTACGAGGCGCGCTTCGCCGGGCGGGCTGCGCGTGATTCGCGGGCGCCCTTTGCCGCCGGGCTGGGTGGGCAAGTGCAACGCCTGTCTGCACGGGGCGCAGCACGCGGACGGCGACTGGTTGCTCTTCCTGGATGCCGACACTGCGCCGCAACCCACGCTGCTCGGCGCGCTGATGGCGTTCGTCGAACGCAACCAGCTCGACGTGGCCAGCGTCTTCCCCTTCAACGAGCTGGTCACCTGGTCCGAACGACTGGTATTGCCGATCTTCTATCAATTCGCGCTCACGGCCTTCCCTTTGCAGAAGAACCTTTCGGTAGAAGCGCCGGCCAGCGCCGTCATCGCCAATGGTCAGTGCCTGATTGTGCGGTCGTCGGCGTATTGGTCGGTGGGTGGGCACGCGGCGGTGAAGGACAAAGTGCTCGAAGACATCGAACTGGCGCAAGCGCTGCGGCGAGCCGGTTATCGAGTTGGGCTGGCGACGGCGTTCGGCCAGTTGCGCGTGCGCATGTATCGCGGCCTGGGCGAGGTGGTTCAAGGTCTGGGCAAGCATGCCGCCGCAGGCCGTCGCGCCAGTGGTTGGCGCGCGTTCTGGGCGGTGTTGCGCATGTCGCTGACGTTGCTGACCCCTTGGCCGCTGTTGGCCTTTTGCCTCTCGCAGGCCATCACACAACCAGCGACGCCGTATGCCTGGCTCGCGCTGGCCGTCGCCGCCTGGGCTGGGTTGACCGTGCTCGGCTTCTGGGCCGTTCGCTATCGTCGCTGGTACGCGCTGCCGGCCCGGACGGCGTTGCTGGCGCCGGTTGGCTGGCTCATCTACTTAGCGATCGTCGTGCGCGGGACGTTGCAGGTGTTCTTCAAGCGCGGGGTGACCTGGAAGGAGCGCGTCTACTCGTAG
- the rpmI gene encoding 50S ribosomal protein L35: MGKIKTHKSTSKRFKVTGSGKLMRTRQGKSHFRRKKPARVKALFVEMTEVEGKGIQKRIRKLAPYLKNK, translated from the coding sequence ATGGGCAAGATCAAGACGCACAAGTCCACATCTAAGCGCTTCAAAGTGACGGGGAGCGGCAAGCTCATGCGCACCCGCCAAGGCAAGAGCCACTTTCGGCGCAAGAAGCCGGCACGGGTGAAGGCGCTTTTCGTCGAGATGACCGAAGTAGAGGGCAAGGGCATCCAAAAGCGCATTCGCAAGCTCGCCCCGTATCTGAAGAACAAGTAA
- a CDS encoding thioredoxin family protein has protein sequence MAFTLQLGEKAPDFELPATDGKTYRLSDFDDAPVLVIFFTCNHCPYVKGSDEVTRQTALRFMPQGVRFVAINSNSENTYAEDSFEHMVKRMEEHQFPWVYLRDKSQQVALAYGALRTPHFYVFDKARRLIYTGRGVDNPREAEKSTVNDLANALEDHLAGRPVRVPITNPIGCNIKWEGREAHWMPPEACDLVPRA, from the coding sequence ATGGCATTCACACTTCAGTTGGGCGAAAAGGCCCCGGACTTCGAACTACCCGCGACCGATGGGAAGACTTACCGACTGTCCGATTTCGACGATGCGCCGGTGCTCGTCATCTTTTTCACCTGCAACCATTGTCCCTACGTGAAAGGGTCGGATGAGGTGACGCGACAGACGGCGCTGCGCTTCATGCCGCAGGGTGTGCGCTTCGTCGCCATCAACTCGAACAGCGAGAACACCTACGCCGAGGATAGCTTCGAGCACATGGTGAAGCGGATGGAGGAACACCAGTTCCCCTGGGTGTATTTGCGCGACAAATCACAACAGGTGGCGTTGGCCTATGGGGCGCTGCGCACACCGCACTTCTACGTGTTCGACAAAGCGCGCCGACTCATCTACACCGGCCGCGGCGTAGACAACCCGCGCGAGGCTGAAAAGAGCACGGTGAACGACCTGGCCAACGCGCTCGAAGACCACTTGGCCGGCCGTCCCGTGCGCGTGCCCATCACCAACCCGATCGGCTGCAACATCAAGTGGGAGGGTCGCGAGGCGCACTGGATGCCGCCTGAAGCGTGCGACCTCGTGCCCCGCGCATGA
- the rplT gene encoding 50S ribosomal protein L20, whose amino-acid sequence MARVKGGVKTRRRHNRVLAATKGQFGARHKHFRKANEARLHAMAYATRDRRNRRRELRRLWITRINAAARLNGTTYSKLIQALKAANVQLDRKILADLAVRDADAFAAVVKAVQA is encoded by the coding sequence ATGGCTCGAGTAAAGGGCGGCGTGAAGACACGCCGACGCCACAACCGCGTGCTTGCCGCGACCAAAGGCCAGTTCGGTGCGCGACACAAGCACTTCCGCAAAGCCAACGAGGCGCGCCTGCATGCGATGGCCTACGCCACGCGCGACCGACGCAACCGCCGTCGCGAGCTGCGCCGCCTGTGGATCACGCGCATTAACGCAGCCGCTCGCCTAAACGGCACGACCTACAGCAAGCTTATTCAGGCCTTGAAAGCTGCCAATGTGCAGCTCGATCGCAAGATCCTGGCCGATTTGGCAGTGCGCGATGCCGATGCGTTCGCTGCCGTCGTCAAAGCGGTGCAGGCTTGA
- a CDS encoding hypothetical protein (possible pseudo, frameshifted), with the protein MLARLRRRRRTKWGCRVIAVSDVEGGIYNPKGLDIPRLRRYVREHSTVQGFDGGERITNAELLELPCDVLVPAATENQITRANADRIKARVVAEGANGPTTPEADEILMANNVLVIPRHLVQCRRRHREVTSSGCKACSNCSGKEDDVTHRLERIMVRSFHDVYEQSIRMNLDLRTSALVLGIGRVAEATQTRGLYP; encoded by the coding sequence ATGTTGGCTCGATTACGGCGCAGACGGCGCACGAAATGGGGTTGCAGGGTGATCGCGGTGAGCGACGTCGAGGGGGGCATTTACAACCCCAAGGGCCTGGACATCCCGCGCCTGCGCCGCTACGTGCGCGAGCATTCAACCGTGCAGGGGTTCGACGGCGGCGAGAGGATCACCAACGCCGAATTGCTCGAGCTGCCATGTGATGTGCTGGTGCCGGCTGCCACGGAAAACCAAATCACGCGCGCAAACGCGGACAGGATCAAAGCCCGCGTCGTGGCCGAAGGCGCAAACGGCCCGACCACGCCCGAGGCCGACGAAATCCTGATGGCGAACAATGTGCTCGTCATCCCCCGACATCTTGTGCAATGCCGGCGGCGTCATCGTGAGGTTACTTCGAGTGGGTGCAAAGCCTGCAGCAACTGTTCTGGGAAAGAAGACGATGTCACCCATCGCCTAGAGCGCATCATGGTGCGCAGCTTCCACGACGTGTACGAGCAGTCCATCCGCATGAACTTGGACCTGCGCACCAGCGCGCTGGTTCTCGGCATCGGCCGAGTGGCCGAGGCAACCCAGACGCGCGGGCTGTATCCGTAA
- a CDS encoding transcriptional regulator: MSNDHLRVLIADDESIIRMGLRAILTELGHTVYSAADGVEALTLAHREQPDIALLDVRMPFRDGLEVAAEILKQRPIPIIILTAYNEKALLDRATELPVQGYLIKPVKRDDLLSTMRVAIATFNERRNLSAKVDELEEKLTARKLIERAKGILMKGGMGEEEAYHHIQMTARSRRTTMSKVAQEIIDRAMKEG, from the coding sequence ATGAGCAATGATCACCTTCGCGTACTGATTGCAGACGACGAATCCATCATCCGCATGGGGCTGCGCGCCATACTGACGGAGCTGGGTCACACGGTCTACAGCGCCGCCGATGGCGTGGAAGCCCTCACCCTGGCGCACCGCGAACAGCCGGACATCGCGTTGCTCGACGTGCGCATGCCGTTCCGCGACGGCCTGGAGGTGGCTGCAGAGATCCTCAAGCAACGGCCGATCCCCATCATTATCCTCACCGCCTATAACGAAAAAGCATTGCTCGACCGGGCGACGGAACTGCCCGTCCAGGGCTATCTGATCAAGCCGGTCAAGCGCGACGACCTGCTCAGCACTATGCGCGTTGCCATCGCCACCTTCAACGAGCGCCGCAACCTGAGCGCGAAGGTAGACGAGCTGGAGGAGAAGCTCACGGCGCGCAAGCTGATCGAACGCGCCAAGGGCATCTTGATGAAGGGCGGCATGGGCGAAGAAGAAGCCTATCACCACATCCAAATGACCGCGCGCTCGCGCCGCACGACGATGAGCAAGGTCGCTCAAGAAATCATCGATCGCGCAATGAAAGAGGGCTGA
- a CDS encoding hypothetical protein (possible pseudo, frameshifted), with translation MRRGASSKRGNKVKLNLRFRGREVAHQHVALKLIDRFVQELSDIGFVEVAPNLEGKALIAVIAPTPATLAAAHLKSTQQRIEAERAADRAAGYNEEEEEVEEVEDAEGSESEEVALNEGATELVAIEDAKLPSKTQAAELRRRQNREKLAQKRANEQFELP, from the coding sequence GTGCGGCGCGGCGCTTCCTCCAAGCGGGGCAACAAGGTCAAGCTCAATCTGCGCTTCCGCGGTCGCGAGGTCGCTCATCAGCACGTGGCGCTCAAGCTGATCGACCGGTTTGTGCAGGAGCTGTCGGACATCGGATTCGTGGAAGTTGCGCCGAATCTCGAAGGCAAGGCGCTGATCGCCGTCATTGCCCCGACGCCGGCGACGCTGGCGGCGGCGCATCTGAAGTCAACACAACAGCGCATCGAGGCCGAGCGCGCCGCCGACCGAGCCGCGGGTTATAACGAAGAAGAGGAGGAAGTCGAGGAAGTCGAGGACGCCGAGGGCAGCGAGTCCGAAGAAGTGGCGTTGAACGAAGGCGCGACCGAGTTGGTCGCGATTGAGGATGCCAAGTTGCCGAGCAAAACGCAAGCGGCGGAGCTGCGCCGACGTCAGAATCGTGAGAAGCTGGCGCAGAAACGCGCCAACGAGCAATTTGAGTTGCCCTAG